Proteins from one Phytoactinopolyspora mesophila genomic window:
- a CDS encoding DEAD/DEAH box helicase family protein, with product MSDLKVDEHLLEEVRHRLTLRTPNYQAVESVAYMMSQHYDVEERQEPFECIVDSATGVGKTYIMAGLIEYLAGIDTPARNFLILTPGRTIRDKTVRNFTPGDDKAITSSMRSDPVVVTADNFDSAAIAKAITDTSKTKVYIFTVQALTKPDTDAGRATHDYQEFLGASFYDWLGTLDDLVILADEHHCYRGPAFSRTITNLNPELVVGVTATPDSRDQDLVVYRYPLAKAIEDEYVKIPVLVARQDDRSDDQTKLLDGVTLLKHKERVSEAWAAENGVMPVRPVMLVIAQTIEDAETYRDILDSASFDSGAWVSKTLLVHSKLSGDDKEKALAELDAVEDPSSTVRIIISIGMLKEGWDVKNVYVIASMRASVSEVLTEQTLGRGMRLPYGKYTGEQMLDTVEVLAHEKYEALLKKRQALSQSMVDHRILTQVRTTGDGKKVVRKKTEEVENPFEDQPTPAPQGGEVGFLVSEEPVEHVQSLDDHLKQIEEWAKDIPDEARTHLPLPDREPIRIPYVQRVAQAQAVSLNQVHEMKPFEDLGKALKHEAGDELIRTALKAKGGQIKGQKAEDTVEALHLDTPLETSRRGLIDRVMKVKGVERRKSELNAAGSIVDTVLEAMGDTAAENLSAYFDRAARRLESEVSKQIRERARIDVVFDDRVQTADLDKPRIARRKHEADHTDTFERSLAYNGWEKNAYEYAWFDSSPEYKTAGAVDADGNVVVWARLHRNDIPITWTQEGREYNPDLVVIEAVDDKRTCWLVETKMNKEVTSAEVTAKKRAARTWANTVNNSGQVDGRWQYLLLSEDDVNDAAGSWAQMKDFGQ from the coding sequence GTGAGTGACCTGAAGGTCGACGAGCACCTGCTCGAAGAGGTCCGACACAGGCTGACCCTGCGAACTCCGAACTACCAGGCGGTCGAGTCGGTCGCCTACATGATGAGCCAGCACTACGACGTCGAGGAGAGGCAGGAGCCGTTCGAGTGCATCGTCGACTCCGCCACCGGTGTCGGGAAGACGTACATCATGGCCGGGCTAATCGAGTACCTTGCCGGAATCGACACCCCGGCCCGCAACTTCCTGATCCTCACCCCGGGCCGAACCATCCGCGACAAGACGGTCCGAAACTTCACCCCGGGTGACGACAAGGCGATCACAAGCTCGATGAGGTCGGATCCGGTAGTTGTCACAGCTGACAACTTCGACTCCGCCGCCATCGCGAAGGCGATCACGGACACCTCGAAGACGAAGGTGTACATCTTCACTGTTCAGGCGCTCACGAAGCCGGACACAGACGCCGGGCGGGCTACCCACGACTACCAGGAGTTCCTCGGCGCCTCATTCTATGACTGGCTCGGCACACTGGACGATCTGGTGATCCTGGCTGACGAGCACCACTGTTACCGCGGGCCGGCGTTCTCGAGAACCATCACCAACCTCAACCCTGAACTCGTAGTCGGTGTGACCGCCACCCCGGACTCCAGGGACCAGGACCTCGTCGTCTACCGGTACCCGCTGGCCAAGGCGATCGAGGACGAGTATGTGAAGATCCCAGTCCTCGTAGCCCGCCAGGACGACAGGAGCGACGACCAGACCAAGCTCCTGGACGGAGTCACGCTGCTCAAGCACAAGGAGCGGGTCAGCGAGGCGTGGGCGGCAGAGAACGGAGTCATGCCGGTGCGCCCCGTCATGCTCGTGATTGCCCAGACCATTGAGGACGCAGAAACTTACCGGGACATCCTCGACTCCGCGAGCTTCGACAGTGGGGCCTGGGTAAGCAAGACCCTTCTCGTCCACTCGAAGCTGTCCGGTGACGACAAGGAGAAGGCCCTCGCCGAATTGGACGCCGTGGAGGACCCGTCATCTACAGTTCGGATCATCATCTCTATCGGGATGCTCAAGGAGGGCTGGGACGTCAAGAACGTCTACGTCATCGCCTCCATGCGCGCGTCTGTCTCCGAGGTCCTGACCGAGCAGACTCTCGGCCGCGGCATGCGCCTCCCGTACGGCAAGTACACCGGCGAGCAGATGCTCGACACCGTCGAGGTCCTCGCACACGAGAAGTACGAGGCGCTGCTGAAGAAGCGTCAGGCGCTCTCCCAGTCGATGGTCGACCACCGGATCCTCACCCAGGTCCGGACCACCGGCGACGGCAAGAAGGTCGTTCGTAAGAAGACCGAGGAGGTCGAGAATCCCTTCGAGGACCAGCCCACCCCCGCACCGCAGGGCGGCGAGGTGGGCTTCCTGGTCTCGGAGGAGCCCGTAGAACACGTCCAGTCGCTCGACGACCACCTCAAGCAGATCGAGGAATGGGCCAAGGACATCCCAGACGAGGCCCGGACCCACCTGCCGCTGCCGGACCGGGAACCCATCCGCATTCCGTACGTGCAGCGGGTGGCGCAGGCCCAGGCGGTGTCACTGAACCAGGTCCACGAGATGAAGCCTTTCGAAGACCTCGGCAAGGCGCTCAAGCACGAGGCCGGCGACGAACTCATCCGGACCGCGCTCAAAGCCAAGGGTGGCCAGATCAAGGGACAGAAGGCTGAAGACACCGTCGAGGCGCTCCACCTGGACACGCCCCTGGAGACGTCGCGGAGGGGCCTCATCGACCGCGTGATGAAGGTAAAGGGCGTCGAGCGCCGCAAGAGCGAGCTCAACGCAGCAGGATCGATCGTCGACACCGTGCTCGAGGCGATGGGCGACACCGCGGCTGAGAACCTTTCCGCCTACTTCGACCGTGCCGCCAGACGTCTCGAATCCGAGGTCTCCAAGCAAATTCGGGAGCGCGCCCGGATTGACGTCGTCTTTGATGACAGGGTACAGACCGCCGACCTGGACAAGCCCCGGATCGCCCGCCGGAAGCACGAGGCCGACCACACCGACACGTTCGAGCGCTCTCTGGCCTACAACGGCTGGGAGAAGAACGCCTACGAGTACGCCTGGTTCGACTCCTCCCCTGAGTACAAGACCGCCGGCGCCGTGGATGCCGACGGCAACGTCGTGGTGTGGGCCCGGCTTCACCGCAACGACATCCCGATCACCTGGACCCAGGAGGGACGGGAGTACAACCCAGACCTCGTTGTCATCGAGGCCGTCGACGACAAGCGAACCTGCTGGCTCGTCGAGACCAAGATGAACAAGGAGGTGACGTCCGCCGAGGTGACCGCGAAGAAGAGGGCGGCGCGTACCTGGGCGAACACCGTCAACAACTCGGGGCAAGTCGATGGTCGCTGGCAGTACCTGCTGCTGAGCGAGGACGACGTGAACGACGCTGCCGGTTCCTGGGCACAGATGAAGGACTTCGGGCAGTGA
- a CDS encoding site-specific DNA-methyltransferase has protein sequence MNKHTGRLELTWTDKEKTLLSTGDGQYDYTFVDPSDYRVSEVRLLHAVDRVAAPTPEGRPDDLPEPTDDNLLITGDAMHALDALAKIPEYSEKYLGKVKLVYIDPPFNTGQAFTNYEDNIEHSIWLTMLRDRLRQILPLLARDGSIWVHLDDVEVHRCRAVMDEELGPENFLAEVVWQKATSPRNDTTGISVSHDSLLVYRKTDQWSPNRMKRLASSNTSRYRSRDGDPVPWRDGDATAGKAATNHPMVYAIQHPVTGGLMYPTPGRCWGKAQSWFLDQMNEYAKYELRDIGDEERRAVICGTTPNEVRAGVPAIMLAEPLADAAKSARARHEAGQWPDLVFLDLNKERLQRKKHLADEGRVPETLWFASDVGGSLRGKNQIRDLFPDLHAFATPKPEELLQRVIHIATDPGDIVLDCYAGSGTTAAVAHKMGRRWVTSELLPATVGRYTKPRLTRVVKGDDPGGVTTSSERVAAAALPDGVTPDEAQEFNRLLNKVANGQGDLDIDTLTALRKLTKTKVETSTLWHGGGGFAHLEVGPSMFEDVYGMVLLADWATQGDLAEAMCAQLEVTYAPDGIFAAKEGTVRYVVVDGLVGESTVRSILDQLPEGQIVEVWATQVADGAADLLRKERKGSRLEAIPDSVLDRYRRKASNGSPFKKEKTSE, from the coding sequence GTGAACAAGCACACAGGACGGCTTGAGCTGACCTGGACCGACAAGGAGAAGACGCTCCTGTCGACAGGTGATGGTCAGTACGACTACACGTTCGTCGACCCGTCGGACTACCGCGTTTCGGAAGTCCGGCTGCTCCACGCGGTGGATCGTGTCGCGGCCCCTACTCCCGAAGGGCGTCCCGATGACCTGCCTGAGCCGACCGACGACAACCTGCTCATCACGGGCGACGCGATGCACGCGCTCGATGCGCTCGCGAAAATCCCCGAGTACTCAGAGAAGTACCTGGGGAAGGTGAAGCTGGTCTACATCGACCCGCCGTTCAACACAGGGCAGGCGTTCACGAACTACGAGGACAACATCGAGCACTCGATCTGGCTGACGATGCTTCGGGACCGGCTGCGACAGATTCTCCCCCTGCTTGCCCGGGACGGATCCATCTGGGTCCACCTGGACGACGTCGAGGTGCATCGCTGCCGGGCGGTCATGGACGAAGAACTCGGTCCCGAGAACTTCCTCGCTGAGGTCGTGTGGCAGAAGGCCACATCGCCGCGAAACGACACGACCGGCATATCGGTCTCACACGACAGCCTGCTTGTGTATCGCAAGACCGACCAGTGGTCACCGAATCGGATGAAGCGGCTCGCCTCCTCGAACACCTCTCGCTACCGCTCGCGGGACGGTGACCCGGTTCCTTGGCGCGACGGCGATGCAACGGCGGGGAAGGCCGCTACCAACCACCCTATGGTCTACGCCATCCAGCACCCGGTCACGGGCGGCCTCATGTACCCGACCCCCGGACGATGCTGGGGTAAGGCACAATCCTGGTTCCTCGACCAGATGAACGAGTACGCGAAGTACGAACTGCGCGACATAGGGGACGAAGAGCGGCGCGCTGTCATCTGCGGAACCACACCCAACGAGGTGCGAGCGGGTGTCCCGGCCATCATGCTCGCGGAGCCACTGGCGGACGCCGCTAAGTCGGCGCGCGCCCGACACGAGGCCGGCCAATGGCCAGATTTGGTGTTCCTCGACCTGAACAAGGAGCGCCTCCAGCGCAAGAAGCATCTGGCCGACGAGGGGCGCGTTCCGGAGACACTGTGGTTCGCCTCAGACGTCGGCGGCTCGCTCCGAGGTAAGAATCAGATTCGCGACCTGTTCCCCGACCTCCACGCCTTCGCCACCCCGAAGCCCGAAGAACTGCTCCAGAGAGTCATCCACATCGCCACCGACCCCGGTGACATCGTGCTCGACTGCTACGCCGGTTCCGGAACGACCGCAGCGGTTGCACACAAGATGGGACGCCGCTGGGTAACCTCCGAGCTGCTGCCCGCCACGGTGGGCAGGTATACCAAGCCGCGGCTCACCCGAGTGGTCAAGGGTGACGACCCAGGCGGGGTCACAACGTCGAGCGAGCGCGTTGCTGCCGCTGCCCTTCCGGACGGCGTGACGCCCGACGAGGCACAAGAGTTCAACCGGCTGCTCAACAAGGTGGCCAACGGCCAGGGTGACCTCGATATCGACACCCTGACGGCGCTTCGGAAACTCACCAAGACCAAGGTCGAGACCAGCACTCTATGGCACGGCGGTGGCGGTTTCGCACACCTGGAGGTCGGCCCCTCCATGTTCGAGGACGTCTACGGCATGGTGCTGCTCGCCGACTGGGCCACCCAGGGCGACCTGGCCGAGGCGATGTGCGCCCAACTGGAGGTCACCTACGCCCCTGACGGGATCTTCGCCGCCAAGGAAGGCACCGTCCGGTACGTGGTGGTCGACGGGCTCGTCGGGGAGTCCACCGTCCGCTCCATCCTCGACCAACTCCCCGAAGGGCAGATCGTTGAGGTGTGGGCGACCCAGGTCGCTGACGGCGCGGCTGACCTGCTCCGAAAGGAGCGGAAGGGTTCCCGGCTCGAAGCGATCCCTGACTCCGTCCTCGATCGGTACCGTAGGAAGGCGTCGAACGGTTCACCGTTCAAGAAGGAGAAGACCAGTGAGTGA